One window of Nostoc sp. UHCC 0926 genomic DNA carries:
- the mobF gene encoding MobF family relaxase produces the protein MLTAANVSSEMAVNYFIKNYYHLGKSLWSGQGAEKLGLSGAVDDEEAFKNIIEGRSPDGKEQLNARAVKPKTKRAALDCTFSAPKSVSLMALVGGDTRLIDAHHRALFEVIKLMEERYAYTRVTDDNNRHRVKTGNFVVAQFDHIESRDLDPHLHTHCLLMNMTQTPDGRWLSLGNNEIFANKKFLGMAYQSYLAREVLKLGYEIEPLKHGQFDIKGFKEQDLETFSKRRQQIIASSGPNSTWAEREKIWDDTRQRKQKLPSSQLLAFWKSEAAALGIRFVKPSFTRQDIPANEKSLAEVLDLALAHCSERNVAFRQEDLEKFILEERLATDVTATAALIREHQELIALPGLTDQFTTMTAVRRELATINLMQQGECKFDSISHPEVVESHLENTLLNTGQRQAVELAALTQDQFIAWQGVAGAGKTFALKELKAIATDRGYTIKGFAPSSSAAKVLSEELEIQSLTVARLLVTEPKEIEPNQIWIVDEAGLLSAKDAHALLQRATLLQARVILVGDTRQLSAVSAGNPFKSLQQAGIKTAHLNESLRQKDPQLKLAVDLIADGRIKAGFKRLEANGSILQVESESKIEQIASDYIVGTPEQRLKTLVLAGTNTERLALTQAIRSQLKDEGTLGETATITQLQTKNLSIVQMRFAHNFEIGDVVMPTRDYKRRGLEKGKLYEVVGRTTDKLTLIGDNGQVMDVDTAFEKAVYQSHQIEIAVGDRLQWKKNDRQLGRRNGQEFTVTGIDLNIVHIKYADERTECISLAQAQNLDYALVSTTYSSQGKTADRVLISADFTIGQESFYVAASRARHELKIYTEDPTRLLWLAQQSKAKDNALELLRKQVQKSTFKQHQAITIDISAPFEKPVLKQETRVSTSIVQPIVKSVASSRTTSHDSSTFVPVLNKKQRGRGDGEQERNPNSMGLYPNAGDKFNFSSAPLHPCTPASKVLPVLKETPNYNTVESVFSKPVLKSPVPTEPFWTPNQTEKIPNFIEPKHWQEFESSAIHPDITAKNFESLQFNYAGGEHESWERLMVSEKLNRTNTGRLTEGLIRAYSHLDAGGWWCDAGVDARSFADLTPGDKPTLKRWGCYKPNQPRPKKDENNQIIEGKFIKYEHPPKVDLSIFLLNVPDEIAERIYRKHKVNPTQQERKSGFWYCVWKHNIPCALAEGAKKAASLLSQGHAAIGLPGISAGYRTPKDEFGKKIGKSYLHEELAVFATPNREIKFCFDYETKPQTKLNIERDISVTGRLLQKSGAKVKVVSLPGPDKGVDDFIVARGPLAYEKLSHQAMNLRDWQRQNQYKSAATISPPQKLTPEQRSLQQNQSIGQTDDINRQQPKTDTGISSVNRENREIVEQSRGTESGIERKNPTFRTEPSRRNEEFLTAISRDIELQEVEQLGDDITRINLFFGGGQGTNQRTESISGDTDRKNSAILDQTTSYRSSERIVNAITNFVEQSSLEVALAETLQPLIQEFSHYQQDLTNGKITLDKLSSAITEQEKHQLSQLAINAITDYVEQSSVESLEVNLPILIKELSQYQLSLTNGATTLDKLTTALIQSEQRQISQLAINAIVDYVDQSSVESALAETLPTVIKELSFYPANSEFTKIVTNVVAIIDKLSECLKQKTAGAVEEKEQVTTNIKSLLRQMLQHLDKQQMSDLFIEVGKYAQDEKVKGDQVNKLFYPVGKADLSLTFEQKMNMVRQLIREDKARIMILLEIPQSHESKQSRFRR, from the coding sequence ATGCTAACAGCGGCTAACGTCTCTTCAGAGATGGCAGTGAACTACTTCATCAAGAATTACTATCATCTTGGTAAGTCACTTTGGAGTGGTCAAGGTGCTGAAAAATTGGGTTTGTCAGGGGCAGTCGATGACGAAGAAGCTTTCAAAAATATCATTGAGGGGAGATCGCCTGATGGTAAAGAACAGTTAAATGCCAGGGCAGTCAAACCAAAAACGAAGAGAGCCGCATTAGACTGTACATTCTCTGCCCCCAAAAGCGTGAGCTTGATGGCATTGGTAGGTGGGGATACACGTTTAATCGATGCCCATCATCGGGCATTATTTGAAGTCATAAAACTGATGGAAGAACGTTATGCCTATACCAGAGTGACCGATGATAACAACAGACATAGAGTTAAAACTGGTAACTTTGTCGTCGCTCAGTTTGACCACATCGAAAGCCGAGACTTAGACCCACATCTGCACACACACTGTTTGCTGATGAATATGACTCAAACCCCAGATGGTAGATGGTTGAGCCTGGGCAATAATGAGATATTCGCCAACAAGAAATTCTTGGGAATGGCGTATCAAAGTTATCTGGCGCGTGAGGTGCTCAAACTTGGGTATGAAATAGAACCCCTTAAACATGGGCAATTTGATATCAAAGGGTTTAAGGAACAGGATTTAGAAACATTTTCTAAGCGACGACAACAAATCATCGCTTCATCGGGTCCTAATTCGACTTGGGCAGAACGTGAAAAAATTTGGGATGATACCCGCCAGCGCAAGCAAAAACTACCTTCTTCACAGTTACTTGCATTCTGGAAGTCAGAAGCTGCGGCGTTAGGGATTAGGTTTGTTAAGCCTTCTTTTACAAGGCAGGATATACCAGCCAATGAGAAAAGTTTGGCAGAGGTTTTGGATTTAGCTCTAGCACATTGCAGTGAGAGAAATGTCGCCTTTAGACAAGAGGATTTAGAAAAATTCATCCTAGAAGAAAGGCTGGCGACTGATGTAACAGCAACAGCAGCCCTAATTAGAGAACATCAGGAGTTAATCGCTCTACCAGGATTAACTGACCAATTTACGACGATGACAGCAGTGCGGCGGGAGTTGGCGACGATTAACTTGATGCAGCAAGGTGAATGCAAATTTGACTCCATTTCCCACCCGGAAGTAGTCGAAAGCCACTTAGAGAACACCTTACTAAATACCGGACAACGCCAAGCAGTAGAATTAGCTGCCCTTACACAAGACCAGTTCATTGCATGGCAGGGGGTAGCTGGTGCTGGCAAGACTTTTGCCCTCAAAGAGTTGAAAGCGATCGCCACAGATAGGGGATATACCATCAAAGGCTTTGCCCCCAGTTCCTCTGCTGCTAAGGTTTTGAGTGAAGAGTTAGAGATTCAATCTCTTACTGTGGCTAGGCTTTTGGTTACTGAACCAAAAGAAATTGAACCAAATCAAATCTGGATTGTGGACGAAGCGGGTTTACTCAGTGCTAAAGATGCCCATGCACTCCTACAACGAGCAACCTTACTTCAAGCTAGGGTGATTTTAGTAGGTGACACTCGGCAGTTATCAGCAGTGTCGGCAGGTAATCCCTTCAAATCCTTGCAGCAAGCAGGAATCAAAACCGCACACCTCAATGAATCGTTGCGCCAAAAAGACCCTCAATTAAAATTAGCAGTAGATTTAATCGCCGATGGCAGAATAAAAGCAGGATTTAAACGACTAGAAGCCAACGGTTCCATACTTCAAGTAGAGAGTGAATCTAAAATAGAGCAGATCGCTAGTGATTATATAGTAGGAACACCAGAGCAGCGCCTCAAAACTCTTGTGTTAGCTGGAACAAATACAGAAAGACTTGCCCTTACCCAAGCGATTCGCTCTCAGTTAAAAGATGAGGGAACTTTAGGAGAAACTGCAACCATTACCCAATTGCAAACCAAAAATCTTTCAATTGTACAGATGCGGTTTGCCCATAACTTTGAAATTGGTGATGTGGTCATGCCGACACGGGACTATAAACGTCGGGGGCTGGAAAAAGGCAAACTGTATGAAGTGGTTGGTCGAACTACTGACAAGTTGACCCTAATTGGTGATAATGGTCAGGTAATGGATGTAGACACGGCTTTTGAGAAAGCGGTTTACCAGAGTCACCAGATTGAAATTGCCGTGGGCGATCGCCTGCAATGGAAGAAAAACGATCGGCAATTGGGACGACGTAACGGACAGGAATTTACTGTGACAGGGATCGACCTGAACATAGTCCACATTAAATATGCTGATGAGCGTACTGAATGCATTAGTTTGGCACAGGCGCAAAACTTAGACTATGCCCTTGTGAGTACAACATATAGTAGCCAAGGGAAAACTGCGGATCGGGTGTTAATTTCGGCAGATTTCACTATTGGACAGGAAAGTTTTTATGTTGCTGCCAGCCGTGCAAGGCATGAATTAAAGATTTACACCGAAGATCCAACACGGTTGCTCTGGTTAGCGCAACAGTCCAAAGCCAAAGATAATGCTTTGGAATTGCTACGAAAACAGGTTCAGAAATCGACTTTCAAGCAGCACCAAGCAATAACTATAGATATAAGTGCCCCTTTTGAGAAGCCAGTACTAAAACAAGAGACGAGAGTATCTACTTCAATTGTCCAGCCAATTGTGAAATCAGTCGCATCTAGCCGGACAACAAGCCATGATTCATCAACATTTGTTCCTGTACTCAACAAGAAGCAGAGGGGCAGAGGAGATGGGGAGCAGGAGAGAAACCCCAATAGTATGGGGTTGTACCCAAATGCCGGGGATAAATTTAACTTCTCCTCTGCCCCTCTGCACCCCTGCACCCCTGCTTCTAAAGTCTTGCCCGTCTTGAAAGAGACACCAAATTATAATACTGTTGAATCGGTTTTCTCCAAGCCAGTACTGAAATCTCCTGTCCCCACAGAACCATTCTGGACACCCAATCAGACTGAAAAAATACCTAATTTTATTGAACCAAAGCACTGGCAAGAGTTTGAATCAAGTGCCATTCATCCTGATATTACGGCAAAAAACTTTGAGAGTCTTCAATTCAACTATGCAGGTGGTGAGCATGAGTCTTGGGAAAGACTCATGGTTAGTGAAAAACTTAATCGTACAAATACCGGGAGGTTAACGGAGGGATTAATCAGAGCATATTCTCATCTTGATGCTGGAGGATGGTGGTGTGATGCTGGAGTTGATGCGCGTTCATTCGCTGATTTAACCCCAGGTGATAAACCAACTCTTAAACGATGGGGATGCTACAAGCCAAATCAACCAAGACCCAAAAAAGATGAGAATAATCAAATAATTGAAGGGAAATTCATTAAATATGAGCATCCCCCGAAGGTTGATTTAAGCATCTTCCTGCTTAATGTCCCCGATGAGATAGCCGAGCGCATCTACAGAAAACACAAAGTTAACCCCACGCAACAGGAGCGCAAATCAGGATTTTGGTACTGTGTCTGGAAACATAATATCCCGTGTGCTCTAGCAGAAGGAGCTAAAAAAGCAGCTAGTCTGTTGAGTCAGGGTCATGCTGCCATTGGGCTACCTGGGATTTCGGCGGGATACCGAACTCCCAAAGATGAGTTTGGCAAGAAAATTGGCAAGTCTTACCTGCATGAGGAGCTAGCGGTTTTTGCTACACCTAATAGAGAAATCAAATTCTGCTTTGACTATGAAACCAAGCCCCAAACTAAGCTCAATATCGAGCGAGATATTTCCGTGACTGGGAGATTGTTGCAAAAATCAGGAGCCAAAGTCAAAGTTGTCAGCTTGCCAGGGCCAGATAAAGGTGTCGATGATTTTATAGTCGCTCGTGGGCCACTGGCTTACGAGAAATTGAGTCATCAAGCTATGAATTTAAGAGACTGGCAACGCCAGAATCAATACAAGAGCGCTGCCACGATATCACCACCTCAAAAGTTAACACCAGAACAACGTTCTTTACAGCAAAACCAATCTATAGGACAAACCGATGACATCAACCGACAACAACCCAAAACCGACACAGGAATTAGTAGTGTTAACCGAGAAAATAGAGAAATTGTTGAGCAGTCACGAGGAACTGAGTCAGGAATTGAGCGCAAAAATCCTACATTTAGAACAGAGCCAAGCCGAAGAAATGAGGAATTTCTTACAGCAATTAGCCGAGACATTGAACTCCAAGAAGTCGAACAGCTTGGAGACGACATTACAAGAATTAACCTCTTCTTTGGAGGCGGTCAGGGTACAAATCAGCGAACAGAGAGTATCTCAGGAGACACTGACAGAAAAAATTCAGCAATTCTTGACCAGACAACAAGTTATAGAAGTAGTGAGCGAATTGTAAACGCAATTACTAATTTTGTTGAGCAATCGTCTCTTGAGGTTGCACTAGCTGAAACATTGCAACCTCTAATCCAGGAATTTTCACATTATCAGCAGGATTTAACCAATGGAAAAATCACATTAGACAAACTTTCATCAGCGATCACAGAACAGGAAAAACACCAACTCTCACAACTTGCTATAAATGCGATTACTGATTATGTTGAGCAGTCATCTGTTGAGTCTCTTGAGGTTAATTTACCAATACTAATCAAGGAACTCTCTCAATATCAGCTTTCTTTAACCAATGGAGCAACTACATTAGACAAACTGACAACAGCATTAATTCAATCAGAACAACGTCAAATATCACAACTCGCCATAAATGCGATAGTTGATTATGTTGACCAATCATCTGTTGAGTCTGCACTGGCTGAAACATTACCAACTGTAATCAAGGAACTATCCTTTTATCCTGCTAATAGTGAATTTACTAAGATTGTCACCAATGTAGTCGCCATAATTGATAAATTGTCGGAGTGCCTTAAACAAAAAACTGCTGGTGCTGTCGAAGAAAAGGAACAAGTTACAACAAATATAAAGTCACTTCTAAGGCAGATGCTCCAGCATTTAGATAAACAACAAATGTCAGATTTATTTATTGAAGTAGGGAAATATGCTCAAGATGAAAAAGTCAAAGGCGATCAAGTCAACAAGTTATTTTACCCTGTCGGTAAAGCTGACTTATCTTTAACTTTTGAACAGAAAATGAATATGGTTCGCCAATTAATTAGAGAGGACAAAGCCCGGATTATGATCTTGTTGGAAATTCCCCAATCCCATGAGAGCAAACAAAGTAGATTTAGACGATAA
- a CDS encoding ParM/StbA family protein: MLSLDPGTSMTKMVYRVLSEISYKSELLCMEPELIKISKDSLSLYESGQMNRPNPENEAWIEYNEEYYAVGFLAQKYFEARINFLELKYENAIPKTLAAVGAIAIRDSLKANFDLSLGLLLPYGEWEDRERLERGLIKALSSFSFRGQQFCINLINFQCLPEGGGLILTRSKKLGTDFNKMNIAVVMLGFRDISAVIFERGISTGKTEGLGLAWMLERIKSRTSGQNLHDLLKAVHLSGPTLKPRYCKPLARSKKSDFKVEEIAQIIEVADLSRKEYWERVSTWLKINIPAHIEQVIIGGGTSEYLGSELKNLFTHTDISWAAELSEDVRLAFNLPIKKDALCLRFTDVYGLFRYQHATSSISKHCAS; the protein is encoded by the coding sequence ATGTTGAGCCTTGATCCGGGAACTTCAATGACGAAGATGGTTTATCGTGTTCTCTCTGAGATTTCGTACAAGTCAGAATTGCTGTGTATGGAACCAGAGTTAATTAAGATTTCCAAAGACTCACTCTCTTTATATGAGTCTGGGCAAATGAATCGGCCCAATCCAGAGAATGAAGCTTGGATAGAGTACAACGAAGAATATTATGCGGTTGGGTTTTTGGCACAAAAGTATTTTGAAGCGCGAATCAATTTTTTAGAACTCAAGTATGAGAACGCGATTCCAAAAACTTTGGCAGCAGTGGGGGCAATAGCGATTAGAGATTCTTTGAAGGCAAACTTTGATTTATCCTTGGGACTGCTATTGCCTTATGGGGAGTGGGAAGATAGAGAGAGATTGGAGAGGGGTTTAATTAAGGCACTGTCTAGCTTTAGCTTTCGAGGTCAACAATTTTGTATAAATCTGATTAACTTTCAGTGCTTGCCCGAAGGTGGGGGACTGATATTGACGCGAAGTAAAAAACTTGGCACAGATTTCAATAAAATGAACATTGCTGTGGTGATGCTGGGTTTTCGGGATATATCAGCCGTAATCTTTGAGCGGGGTATCTCAACTGGAAAGACGGAAGGATTGGGCTTGGCGTGGATGCTGGAGAGAATCAAAAGCCGAACATCAGGGCAAAACTTACATGATCTGTTAAAGGCTGTTCATCTATCAGGCCCGACATTGAAACCGAGATACTGCAAACCTTTGGCTCGGAGCAAGAAGTCTGATTTTAAGGTTGAGGAGATAGCACAAATTATTGAAGTGGCTGACTTATCTCGTAAAGAATACTGGGAAAGGGTATCAACTTGGCTCAAGATTAATATTCCTGCCCATATTGAGCAAGTCATTATTGGTGGTGGAACGTCGGAATATTTAGGCTCGGAGTTGAAAAATTTGTTTACTCATACCGACATTTCATGGGCAGCAGAATTATCTGAGGATGTGCGTTTAGCTTTTAACCTGCCGATTAAAAAAGATGCCTTGTGCTTGCGTTTCACTGATGTATATGGATTGTTTCGTTACCAACACGCTACGTCATCCATTTCAAAGCATTGTGCTTCTTAA